Proteins encoded within one genomic window of Paenibacillus thermoaerophilus:
- a CDS encoding YlzJ-like family protein, with protein sequence MIYSIVPDEVIYGGTSGGHGEERLTRTVEMDLEGIRMEVELLDASQARIVRLLSPDPYVYLNPSLAPGTIIPLTPQWPAG encoded by the coding sequence ATGATTTATTCGATCGTGCCGGACGAGGTGATATACGGAGGAACCTCGGGAGGACACGGGGAGGAACGGTTGACGCGCACCGTCGAGATGGACCTGGAGGGCATCCGGATGGAGGTCGAATTGCTGGACGCCTCGCAAGCCCGGATCGTCCGGCTGCTCAGTCCGGACCCGTATGTGTATCTGAACCCTTCCCTGGCTCCCGGAACGATTATTCCGTTAACCCCCCAATGGCCTGCGGGTTGA
- a CDS encoding DNA translocase FtsK, translating to MAGRRRRSKSMKANLKYELYGIIILTMSVVVLSQTGSVPRSFTYLLRFVAGVGYWIFPLVAIYIGLYAMIKREWPKGWSSKKSGLLILALGFLLENHIRMFSAIDPDGQWTDSRFILSQTWLSMTEGLKDSEGILRHGVGGGMVGAVLYACLSFLFDRTGSQIIVYALWLIGFLLVTNLSFVDILRRIRSRIGWFADRFGIRWGQALKLMRHRQSPPNVSTKSKAAISRPAAAYADDDWQDWEDDWEEPAKPQRAVRPQTDDLDDEAAEPRAKPKFFEWLPQMAASFRAKASAKKEAAAPVPADHDDPDDADSPPIVTVSPMSGQARFEEEHTPVIRDFNDHPDRAPWEEDEPSPPVGAVASAGTQGIASQLPAEEAQPAVGSNSAASSGKITVKLTPDGDPIPSAAEPKAEAIPYELPPLHLLRTPNTSGRSGEQNDFKAMARKLEATLESFGVRAKVLEVVRGPAVTRFEIQPDVGVKVSRIVSLTDDIALALAAKDIRMEAPIPGKSAIGIEVPNNEVSVVTLREVMESAAFQDSSSRLTIAFGRDISGQAIVGNLARMPHLLVAGATGSGKSVCINGIITSILYKAKPDEVRFLMIDPKMVELNVYNGIPHLLAPVVTDPRRASLALKKIVSEMEKRYELFSKSGTRNIDGYNNWIAERGGEALPYIVVIVDELADLMMVAAGDVEDSICRLAQMARAAGIHLIIATQRPSVDVITGVIKANIPSRIAFGVSSQVDSRTILDMVGAEKLLGRGDMLFLPMGASKPVRVQGAFLSDSEVEAVVTFVKNSGQGQVNYREELVPEVEEQTEAALEFEDELFDQAVQIVLESKQASVSLLQRRMRVGYTRAARLIDSMEVRGIVGPYEGSKPREVLMTIEQYQQTKISS from the coding sequence GTGGCGGGTCGCAGAAGACGAAGCAAATCGATGAAAGCGAATTTGAAATATGAGCTCTACGGCATCATCATTTTGACGATGTCCGTTGTCGTACTGTCCCAGACCGGGTCCGTCCCCCGGTCTTTTACGTATTTGTTGCGTTTTGTGGCGGGCGTCGGCTATTGGATTTTTCCGCTCGTTGCGATATACATAGGGCTGTACGCCATGATCAAACGGGAATGGCCGAAAGGCTGGTCGAGCAAAAAGTCCGGCCTGCTGATTCTGGCGCTCGGATTTTTGCTGGAGAATCATATCCGCATGTTCAGCGCGATCGATCCGGACGGCCAGTGGACGGATTCCAGGTTTATTCTGAGCCAGACGTGGCTGAGCATGACGGAAGGCTTAAAAGATTCGGAAGGCATTCTTCGCCACGGTGTCGGCGGGGGAATGGTCGGAGCCGTTTTGTACGCGTGCCTCAGCTTTTTGTTCGATCGGACAGGCTCGCAGATCATCGTTTACGCCTTGTGGCTGATCGGGTTTTTGCTGGTCACGAACTTGTCGTTCGTCGACATCTTGCGGCGAATCCGGTCGAGAATCGGCTGGTTTGCGGACCGGTTCGGCATCCGCTGGGGCCAAGCGCTGAAGCTGATGCGGCACCGGCAGTCGCCGCCGAACGTGTCGACCAAATCGAAAGCCGCGATATCGAGGCCGGCGGCCGCATACGCGGATGACGACTGGCAGGATTGGGAGGACGACTGGGAGGAGCCGGCCAAGCCCCAACGGGCCGTTCGGCCGCAGACGGACGACCTGGACGACGAGGCTGCCGAGCCGAGGGCCAAGCCGAAATTTTTCGAATGGTTGCCTCAGATGGCGGCGTCTTTCCGGGCGAAAGCATCCGCCAAGAAAGAAGCGGCCGCCCCGGTCCCGGCGGATCACGACGATCCGGACGACGCGGATTCGCCGCCGATCGTAACCGTCAGCCCCATGAGCGGACAAGCACGGTTCGAGGAAGAGCATACTCCCGTCATCCGGGACTTTAACGATCATCCCGACCGCGCTCCCTGGGAGGAAGACGAGCCGTCGCCGCCCGTCGGCGCCGTTGCGTCTGCGGGGACGCAGGGAATCGCCTCCCAACTGCCGGCGGAAGAAGCACAGCCGGCAGTTGGGTCGAATTCGGCGGCATCATCGGGCAAAATCACCGTCAAGCTTACGCCGGATGGAGATCCGATTCCTTCCGCGGCTGAACCCAAAGCGGAAGCGATCCCGTACGAATTGCCTCCGCTACACTTGCTCCGGACGCCCAATACGAGCGGCCGAAGCGGCGAACAGAACGACTTTAAAGCGATGGCCCGCAAGCTGGAAGCAACGCTGGAGAGCTTCGGCGTCCGCGCCAAAGTGCTGGAGGTCGTCAGAGGGCCTGCGGTGACGCGGTTCGAGATTCAGCCCGACGTCGGCGTTAAAGTCAGCCGGATCGTCAGTCTGACGGACGATATCGCGCTTGCGCTTGCGGCCAAGGATATTCGGATGGAAGCCCCGATCCCGGGCAAATCCGCGATCGGCATCGAGGTGCCGAACAACGAGGTGTCGGTCGTCACGCTGCGGGAAGTGATGGAAAGCGCGGCGTTCCAGGATTCCTCGTCCCGTCTGACAATCGCGTTCGGGCGGGACATCAGTGGACAAGCGATCGTCGGCAATCTGGCGCGCATGCCTCACCTGCTCGTTGCGGGCGCGACGGGCTCGGGCAAATCCGTATGTATCAACGGGATCATCACAAGCATTTTGTACAAGGCAAAGCCCGACGAAGTGCGCTTCCTGATGATCGACCCCAAGATGGTCGAGCTGAACGTGTACAACGGCATTCCGCACCTGCTCGCGCCGGTCGTGACCGATCCGAGGAGAGCGTCGCTGGCGCTGAAGAAAATCGTCAGCGAGATGGAGAAACGGTACGAGCTGTTCTCGAAGTCGGGCACCCGCAATATCGACGGATACAACAACTGGATCGCCGAGCGGGGAGGGGAGGCGCTGCCGTATATCGTTGTCATCGTCGACGAGCTCGCGGACCTGATGATGGTGGCGGCGGGAGACGTCGAAGATTCCATCTGCCGGCTCGCCCAGATGGCGCGCGCGGCGGGAATCCATCTCATCATCGCGACGCAGAGACCGTCCGTCGATGTCATCACGGGCGTCATCAAGGCCAACATCCCGTCGAGGATCGCGTTCGGCGTCTCCTCCCAGGTCGATTCCCGGACGATTCTGGACATGGTGGGAGCGGAGAAGCTGCTGGGCCGGGGGGACATGCTGTTTTTGCCGATGGGAGCTTCGAAGCCCGTCCGCGTGCAGGGGGCGTTCCTCTCCGATTCCGAGGTGGAGGCCGTCGTGACGTTCGTCAAAAACTCCGGACAAGGCCAGGTGAACTACCGCGAGGAGCTTGTGCCCGAAGTGGAAGAGCAGACGGAAGCGGCCTTGGAATTCGAGGACGAGCTGTTCGATCAGGCGGTCCAGATCGTGCTGGAGTCCAAGCAGGCATCCGTCTCCCTGCTTCAGCGGCGCATGCGGGTCGGGTATACCCGGGCCGCCAGACTGATCGACTCCATGGAGGTGCGCGGCATTGTCGGACCGTATGAGGGCAGCAAGCCCCGGGAAGTTCTGATGACGATCGAGCAGTACCAGCAAACCAAGATTTCTTCCTGA
- the sleB gene encoding spore cortex-lytic enzyme, translating to MRMRLVWLTASIMIVLLGAMSLKQAWQKPEAEAVFSNAVIKYGSRGEDVYELQGRMKYLGFYHGKIDGIFGPQTLKSLRWFQSEFGLKVDGIAGGKTKVKLWEATKQWSPDRTPREDGAAGGGGASGAPARAPSNSANRLGLSEQDIKLMANAVYGEARGEPYEGQVAVAAVILNRVRSPEFPDTVSGVIFEPGAFTAVADGQIWLTPNETARRAVMDAINGVDPTDGCLYYFNPKTATSAWIWTRPQYKQIGQHIFCR from the coding sequence ATGAGAATGCGGCTTGTATGGCTGACAGCCAGCATCATGATTGTGTTGTTAGGCGCCATGTCGTTGAAGCAGGCTTGGCAGAAACCCGAGGCGGAAGCCGTATTCAGCAATGCGGTCATCAAATACGGCTCGCGCGGGGAAGACGTGTACGAGCTTCAGGGGCGGATGAAATATTTGGGGTTCTACCACGGCAAGATTGACGGCATATTCGGCCCGCAGACCCTAAAGTCTCTCCGCTGGTTTCAAAGCGAATTCGGCTTGAAGGTCGACGGCATCGCCGGCGGCAAGACGAAGGTGAAGCTGTGGGAAGCGACCAAACAGTGGTCGCCGGACCGGACGCCGCGCGAGGACGGCGCGGCGGGGGGCGGAGGCGCCTCGGGCGCGCCCGCCAGGGCGCCGTCGAATTCGGCCAACCGTCTCGGCTTATCCGAGCAGGATATCAAGCTGATGGCCAACGCCGTCTACGGGGAAGCCCGCGGCGAGCCGTACGAAGGCCAAGTGGCCGTCGCGGCCGTCATCCTGAACCGCGTGCGCTCTCCGGAGTTTCCGGACACGGTGTCGGGCGTCATATTCGAGCCCGGCGCGTTTACGGCGGTCGCAGACGGACAAATCTGGCTGACGCCGAACGAAACGGCCCGCCGCGCGGTGATGGACGCCATTAACGGGGTCGATCCGACGGACGGCTGCCTGTACTATTTCAACCCGAAAACGGCGACATCGGCCTGGATCTGGACGAGGCCCCAATACAAGCAGATCGGCCAGCATATCTTTTGCCGTTGA